One genomic region from Amycolatopsis sp. FBCC-B4732 encodes:
- a CDS encoding DUF4397 domain-containing protein → MRTLTSRTLRPGGLIAAALLLVALTPVTAGAATAPGPGVGWIRVGHLSPKVPPVDIYFAPFGQAEKVVIRKAGYGAVTPYSSLDPGKYTLSMRPADAASSTPPALSATIEVAERSAYSLLVFANGPDGTLKGDLVNDDLSAPAAGKGRVRVVEGSAAIAPVTVAGPQGVTLAKDAAYGQTSSYVDVPEGRWPLQLSGGAVKSAADVDVKAGSSTTLLVTENAGALKANPISDGASLPEPPKLGVETGGGGTAPSSGTPLWPALAAAGLLAALLWGRRAARAR, encoded by the coding sequence ATGCGCACGCTCACGTCCAGAACGCTCAGACCCGGCGGGCTGATCGCCGCGGCCCTCCTGCTCGTCGCGCTGACGCCGGTGACGGCCGGGGCGGCGACCGCCCCCGGCCCGGGCGTCGGCTGGATCCGGGTCGGTCACCTCTCGCCTAAGGTGCCCCCGGTGGACATCTACTTCGCCCCCTTCGGGCAGGCCGAGAAGGTCGTCATCCGCAAGGCGGGCTACGGCGCCGTGACGCCGTACTCCTCGCTCGACCCCGGCAAGTACACGCTCTCGATGCGACCCGCCGACGCGGCGTCGAGCACCCCACCCGCGCTGTCGGCGACCATCGAGGTGGCCGAACGCAGCGCCTACTCGCTGCTGGTGTTCGCGAACGGACCGGACGGCACGCTCAAGGGCGACCTGGTGAACGACGACCTCAGCGCGCCCGCCGCGGGCAAGGGCCGCGTCCGGGTCGTCGAAGGGTCGGCGGCGATCGCGCCGGTCACCGTGGCCGGGCCGCAGGGCGTCACGCTCGCCAAGGACGCGGCCTACGGCCAGACGTCGTCCTATGTGGACGTTCCGGAAGGGCGCTGGCCGCTGCAGCTCTCCGGCGGCGCGGTGAAGTCGGCCGCGGACGTCGACGTCAAGGCGGGCTCGTCGACGACGCTGCTGGTCACCGAGAACGCCGGGGCGCTGAAGGCGAACCCCATCTCCGACGGCGCGTCGCTGCCCGAACCGCCGAAGCTCGGGGTCGAGACCGGGGGCGGTGGCACCGCGCCGTCGTCCGGCACCCCGCTCTGGCCGGCGCTGGCGGCGGCCGGGTTGCTGGCCGCGCTGCTGTGGGGACGCCGGGCGGCTCGTGCGCGCTGA
- a CDS encoding IclR family transcriptional regulator: protein MRTAGRNDGASGDGLVAARLAALLEAFRPGDETLGVSELARRTGLAKTTVHRLVGHLTGTGLLEREDGAVRLGLRLFEIGQLASPRRGLVEAARPYLADLREATRNTVHLAILEGTEVVYLDVLRGPDAPTLPSRIGGRFPAHATGVGKAILAFSPESVVNQVIDAGLPRMSPKTITAPGLLRRQLTRIHEDGIALEREESGVGVVCAASPLLDAHGIAVAAVSISGWANRMRTERVAPAVRTVALALTRTLSGSTRDSRK from the coding sequence ATGCGTACCGCTGGGCGGAACGACGGCGCGAGCGGCGACGGCCTCGTCGCGGCCCGGCTCGCCGCGCTCCTGGAAGCCTTCCGGCCCGGCGACGAGACCCTCGGCGTCTCCGAACTGGCCCGCCGGACCGGGCTGGCGAAGACGACGGTGCACCGGCTCGTCGGGCACCTCACCGGCACCGGCCTCCTCGAGCGCGAGGACGGCGCGGTGCGGCTCGGGCTGCGGCTGTTCGAAATCGGCCAACTGGCCTCGCCCCGCCGGGGACTGGTCGAGGCGGCCCGCCCGTACCTCGCCGACCTGCGCGAGGCGACGCGCAACACCGTCCACCTCGCCATCCTCGAAGGCACCGAAGTCGTCTACCTCGACGTCCTGCGCGGCCCGGACGCGCCGACCCTGCCCTCGCGCATCGGCGGCCGGTTCCCCGCGCACGCCACCGGGGTCGGCAAGGCGATCCTCGCGTTTTCTCCGGAATCCGTGGTGAACCAGGTGATCGACGCCGGATTACCCCGGATGAGCCCCAAGACGATCACCGCGCCCGGCCTGCTCCGGCGTCAGCTCACGCGGATCCACGAGGACGGCATCGCGCTGGAGCGCGAAGAATCCGGCGTCGGCGTCGTGTGCGCGGCCAGCCCGCTGCTGGACGCGCACGGGATCGCGGTCGCCGCCGTTTCGATTTCGGGGTGGGCCAACCGGATGCGGACCGAACGGGTCGCGCCCGCCGTCCGGACGGTCGCACTCGCGTTGACCCGGACACTCTCCGGATCCACTCGGGACAGTCGGAAATAA
- a CDS encoding ABC transporter substrate-binding protein — translation MLWRRGVAVVAAAFALAGCGSAAGTDQAAVPGPVSAADLAKVTLKVGDQKGGVKSLLTAAGLLEGTPYKIEWATFTSGPPLLEAASAGAIDTGRVGNTPPIFAAAARAKIKVISVSRSNVEREAVLVPPDSALRGVAELKGKTIGVAKGTSAHGQLLNTLHNNGLSTKDVKLNFLQPAEAYAAFTQHTIDAWAIWDPYTAQAQIEAHARVLADGRGASNGLGFLTAGTAALSDPGKNSALRDFAVRVVKAQKWADTHRREWAAAWAEETGLKPEVAQKAVDAGRDLPIPLDDSVVASEQQLADAFTEEKTLPGKVDFAAFADRRFAPDLDQARSNG, via the coding sequence ATGCTGTGGCGTAGGGGAGTCGCGGTCGTCGCGGCCGCGTTCGCGCTGGCCGGGTGCGGCTCGGCGGCCGGTACCGACCAAGCGGCCGTGCCGGGTCCGGTGAGCGCGGCGGACCTGGCGAAGGTGACGCTCAAGGTCGGTGACCAGAAGGGCGGCGTCAAGTCGCTGCTCACCGCGGCCGGGCTGCTGGAGGGGACGCCGTACAAGATCGAATGGGCCACCTTCACCTCGGGCCCGCCGCTGCTGGAGGCCGCGTCGGCCGGCGCGATCGACACCGGCCGCGTCGGCAACACGCCGCCGATCTTCGCGGCCGCGGCGAGGGCGAAGATCAAGGTGATCAGCGTTTCGCGCAGCAACGTCGAGCGGGAAGCCGTCCTCGTCCCGCCGGACTCGGCGCTGCGCGGCGTCGCCGAGCTGAAGGGCAAGACGATCGGCGTCGCCAAGGGCACCTCGGCCCACGGCCAGCTGCTGAACACGCTGCACAACAACGGTCTGTCCACAAAGGACGTCAAGCTGAACTTCCTGCAGCCGGCCGAGGCCTACGCCGCGTTCACCCAGCACACGATCGACGCCTGGGCGATCTGGGACCCCTACACCGCGCAGGCGCAGATCGAGGCGCACGCCCGCGTGCTGGCCGACGGCCGCGGGGCCTCGAACGGCCTCGGGTTCCTGACCGCGGGCACGGCCGCGCTGTCCGACCCCGGCAAGAACTCGGCGCTTCGCGACTTCGCCGTCCGGGTGGTCAAGGCGCAGAAGTGGGCCGACACGCACCGGCGGGAGTGGGCGGCGGCCTGGGCCGAGGAGACCGGGCTGAAGCCCGAAGTGGCGCAGAAGGCCGTCGACGCCGGGCGGGACCTGCCCATCCCGCTGGACGACTCGGTGGTGGCTTCCGAACAACAGCTCGCGGACGCCTTCACCGAGGAGAAGACTCTGCCGGGCAAGGTGGACTTCGCCGCGTTCGCGGACCGGCGGTTCGCCCCTGACCTGGACCAGGCGAGGAGCAACGGATGA
- a CDS encoding LLM class flavin-dependent oxidoreductase → MSIGLHWFLPTSGDGRTIVERFHANRSQGPSAQRQPDLDYLAQVARAAERQGFEGVLTPTGTWCEDAWLTTAALIRETTRLKFLVAFRPGVISPTLAAQMAGTFQRLSEGRVLLNIVTGGDAVEQRRFGDWHDHDARYARTDEFLTIVRGVWSGQPFTFEGEHLKVEGATTLAAPDPAPPIYFGGSSPAALPVAARHADVYLTWGEPPAQVAEKIGKVRALAGDRAIRFGVRLHTISRDTSAEAWAEAQKLLDALSPEQVAKAQAQLAASESVGQQRMVALHGGRTDGGVRGLEIHPNLWAGVGLVRGGAGTALVGSHAEVADLIEEYHSVGVSEFVLSGYPHLEEAYWFGDGVRPELARRGLLKEY, encoded by the coding sequence ATGAGCATCGGTCTGCACTGGTTCCTGCCCACCAGCGGCGACGGCCGCACGATCGTGGAACGCTTCCACGCCAACCGGTCCCAGGGCCCGTCGGCGCAGCGCCAACCGGATCTCGACTACCTCGCGCAGGTCGCCCGCGCCGCCGAGCGGCAGGGCTTCGAAGGGGTGCTGACCCCGACCGGTACGTGGTGCGAGGACGCGTGGCTCACGACGGCCGCGCTGATCCGCGAGACGACCCGGCTGAAGTTCCTGGTCGCGTTCCGCCCCGGCGTCATCTCGCCGACGCTCGCGGCCCAGATGGCGGGGACGTTCCAGCGCCTGTCGGAAGGGCGGGTGCTGCTCAACATCGTCACCGGCGGCGACGCCGTGGAGCAGCGGCGTTTCGGCGACTGGCACGACCACGACGCCCGGTACGCGCGCACCGACGAGTTCCTCACCATCGTGCGCGGGGTCTGGTCCGGGCAGCCGTTCACCTTCGAAGGCGAGCACCTGAAGGTCGAAGGCGCGACGACGCTGGCCGCACCGGACCCGGCGCCGCCGATCTACTTCGGGGGCTCCTCGCCGGCCGCGCTGCCGGTCGCGGCCCGGCACGCCGACGTCTACCTGACCTGGGGTGAGCCGCCCGCGCAGGTCGCGGAGAAGATCGGCAAGGTCCGCGCGCTGGCCGGCGACCGGGCGATCCGGTTCGGCGTCCGGCTGCACACGATCTCGCGCGACACCTCGGCCGAGGCCTGGGCGGAGGCGCAGAAGCTCCTGGACGCGCTGAGCCCGGAGCAGGTCGCCAAGGCGCAGGCGCAGCTGGCCGCGAGCGAGTCGGTCGGGCAGCAGCGGATGGTCGCGCTGCACGGCGGCCGCACCGACGGCGGGGTCCGCGGGCTGGAGATCCACCCGAACCTCTGGGCCGGCGTCGGCCTGGTCCGCGGCGGCGCCGGGACCGCGCTCGTCGGCAGCCACGCCGAGGTCGCGGACCTGATCGAGGAGTACCACAGCGTCGGCGTGAGCGAGTTCGTGCTGTCGGGCTACCCCCACCTCGAGGAGGCGTACTGGTTCGGCGACGGCGTCCGGCCCGAGCTGGCGCGGCGCGGGCTGCTGAAGGAGTACTAG
- a CDS encoding glycosyl transferase, producing the protein MAQHSRGTTDPGRSPATLPGPAAAGSSAAHRLLSLDIVLALLALAGGLRVLYLAAPAPALAAEGANIAHAYALGHLTPFTDAGGAGVSPFGWWQLSAYTMVTDAFGRSATALAAVREAVLIAAVLGALLLWFLARRLGLTRWAAAAAVVLLAASPLALGLQRLVVVEHLAAVWALGALVLITKPGARIRHDALAAVCLLAAVLTSPLALVFLPAAGWLLVRRAPVRAALVAVLLNLGLGIAFGPAAAVLRPHLADGGRPAIVDWVALDPAWAVLSTVALVAALAVTALRPFAVSGLLLVTTLFVPGVPDTGVLALLLPLTPLLLAAVVQTASWQRAPAHRWNPGRGPGTALVSLVLVAVVAAGWVYGYPALRPTTDRGGPLAEAQQWLRANASGARVLVDDGAWAELAKAGWPTGLLVPPAACAAGCPPVEWAVFADGTTDPRGRYPALGITLAEADVTAVFGDGDRAVTVSRLGLPAADPAAPSEESARTHAGEALAASTRITLPPDATAVLREGHVDPRLIATLAALAAIRPVSVGAFPAVPGEDPAGQPRRRVLLTAGKDAVAAFYTGQRDLFRPSSVAETTDGVLVTYPLFAPPGLLVPFSSP; encoded by the coding sequence ATGGCCCAGCACAGCCGGGGGACGACGGACCCGGGCCGCTCCCCCGCGACGCTTCCCGGACCGGCCGCCGCCGGTTCCTCCGCCGCGCACCGGTTGTTGTCGCTCGACATCGTGCTCGCGCTGCTGGCGCTGGCCGGCGGCCTGCGGGTGCTGTACCTCGCCGCGCCCGCACCGGCCCTGGCCGCCGAGGGCGCGAACATCGCGCACGCCTACGCGCTGGGCCACCTGACGCCGTTCACCGACGCGGGCGGCGCCGGGGTGAGCCCGTTCGGGTGGTGGCAGCTCTCGGCCTACACGATGGTCACCGACGCCTTCGGGCGCTCGGCGACGGCGCTCGCGGCGGTCCGCGAAGCCGTGCTCATCGCCGCGGTGCTCGGCGCCCTGCTGCTGTGGTTCCTGGCGCGCCGGCTCGGCCTGACGCGGTGGGCGGCGGCGGCCGCGGTGGTGCTGCTCGCGGCGTCCCCGCTCGCGCTCGGCCTGCAGCGGCTGGTCGTCGTCGAGCACCTCGCGGCGGTCTGGGCGCTGGGCGCGCTGGTGCTCATCACCAAGCCCGGCGCCCGGATCCGGCACGACGCGCTGGCCGCGGTCTGCCTGCTCGCGGCCGTGCTCACTTCGCCGCTCGCGCTGGTCTTCCTCCCCGCGGCGGGCTGGCTGCTGGTGCGGCGCGCGCCCGTCCGCGCGGCGCTGGTGGCGGTGCTGCTCAACCTCGGGCTGGGCATCGCGTTCGGCCCGGCGGCCGCCGTCCTCCGGCCGCACCTCGCCGACGGCGGCCGTCCGGCCATCGTCGACTGGGTCGCCCTCGACCCGGCGTGGGCGGTGCTCTCGACCGTGGCGCTGGTGGCCGCGCTGGCCGTGACCGCGTTGCGGCCGTTCGCGGTGTCCGGCCTGCTCCTCGTCACGACCCTGTTCGTGCCCGGCGTGCCGGACACCGGCGTGCTCGCGCTGCTGCTGCCGCTGACCCCGCTGCTGCTGGCCGCGGTCGTCCAAACCGCGTCGTGGCAACGCGCCCCGGCCCACCGCTGGAACCCCGGCCGCGGTCCCGGGACGGCGCTGGTGTCGCTCGTCCTGGTCGCCGTGGTCGCGGCCGGCTGGGTCTACGGCTACCCGGCGCTGCGGCCGACGACCGACCGCGGCGGGCCACTCGCCGAAGCCCAGCAGTGGTTGCGGGCCAACGCTTCCGGCGCCCGGGTGCTGGTCGACGACGGCGCCTGGGCGGAGCTCGCCAAGGCGGGCTGGCCGACCGGCCTGCTCGTCCCGCCCGCCGCGTGCGCGGCCGGCTGCCCGCCGGTCGAGTGGGCGGTCTTCGCGGACGGCACGACCGATCCCCGCGGCCGCTACCCGGCCCTCGGCATCACCCTGGCCGAAGCCGACGTGACGGCGGTGTTCGGTGACGGCGACCGCGCGGTCACCGTCTCCCGCCTCGGCCTGCCCGCCGCCGACCCGGCCGCGCCGTCGGAGGAGTCCGCCCGCACCCACGCGGGCGAGGCGCTGGCCGCGTCGACCCGGATCACCCTGCCCCCGGACGCCACCGCGGTCCTGCGCGAGGGCCACGTCGACCCGCGGCTGATCGCCACGCTGGCCGCGCTCGCCGCGATCCGGCCGGTCAGCGTGGGGGCGTTCCCCGCCGTCCCCGGCGAAGACCCCGCCGGCCAGCCGCGCCGCCGGGTCCTCCTGACGGCGGGCAAGGACGCCGTGGCGGCGTTCTACACCGGCCAGCGCGACCTGTTCCGCCCGTCCTCGGTCGCCGAGACCACCGACGGCGTGCTCGTCACGTACCCGCTGTTCGCACCCCCGGGGCTGCTGGTCCCGTTCTCCTCCCCCTGA
- a CDS encoding TetR/AcrR family transcriptional regulator — MPGRTWAGTTLDDRKAQRRAQLVAAGLELLGTEGSAATSVRAVCRHAKLTERYFYESFADREELVAAVYEHVGEQARLALVAAVRDAPSPVLRAENAVRAFVELIVDDPRQGRVLLLAPLTDPALTRRGLHLLPVFAALVGEQLSHGDETERQMVAVGLVGALSNVFIAYLDGSLKVSRERLVAHCVKLVLGADDH, encoded by the coding sequence ATGCCGGGCCGCACCTGGGCGGGCACGACGCTGGACGACCGGAAGGCGCAGCGGCGCGCGCAGCTCGTGGCCGCCGGTCTCGAGCTGCTGGGCACCGAGGGATCGGCCGCGACGAGCGTCCGCGCGGTGTGCCGGCACGCGAAGCTGACCGAGCGCTACTTCTACGAGAGCTTCGCCGACCGCGAAGAGCTGGTCGCGGCGGTGTACGAGCACGTCGGCGAGCAGGCGCGGCTGGCGCTCGTGGCCGCGGTGCGGGACGCGCCGAGCCCGGTCCTGCGGGCCGAGAACGCCGTGCGCGCGTTCGTCGAGCTGATCGTCGACGACCCGCGCCAGGGCCGCGTGCTGCTGCTCGCCCCGCTGACCGACCCCGCGCTGACCCGCCGGGGCCTGCACCTGCTGCCCGTCTTCGCCGCGCTCGTCGGGGAGCAGCTGTCCCACGGCGACGAGACCGAACGCCAGATGGTCGCCGTCGGGCTGGTCGGCGCGCTGAGCAACGTCTTCATCGCCTACCTCGACGGCTCGCTGAAGGTCTCGCGCGAGCGGCTCGTCGCCCACTGCGTGAAACTCGTGCTCGGCGCCGACGACCACTGA
- a CDS encoding class F sortase: MRADLGALLVVALLAAGCSTAPAAPPPVVPAATTPASPSATGPLPLPAAADVRPVRLRIPAIGVDAPALVPLGLGADHQLEAPARFEDVGWYAAGPVPGDAGPAVIAAHVDSRSGPAPFFRLRDLHGGDQVFVARSDGQETRFVVDAVERYPKDAFPTDAVYGPAPGSALRLITCGGSFDAAKRSYRDNIVVYASTRWG; this comes from the coding sequence GTGCGCGCTGACCTCGGCGCGCTGCTCGTCGTGGCGCTGCTGGCCGCGGGCTGCTCGACGGCCCCGGCCGCACCACCACCCGTCGTCCCGGCCGCGACCACACCCGCGTCGCCGTCGGCGACCGGGCCCCTGCCGCTGCCCGCGGCCGCCGACGTCCGCCCGGTGCGGCTGCGGATCCCCGCCATCGGCGTCGACGCGCCCGCGCTCGTGCCGCTCGGGCTCGGCGCCGACCACCAGCTCGAAGCACCCGCGCGCTTCGAGGACGTCGGCTGGTACGCCGCCGGGCCGGTCCCGGGTGACGCCGGCCCGGCGGTGATCGCCGCGCACGTCGACTCCCGCTCCGGCCCGGCACCGTTCTTCCGGCTGCGCGACCTGCACGGCGGCGATCAGGTGTTCGTCGCGCGCTCCGACGGCCAGGAGACCCGGTTCGTCGTGGACGCCGTCGAGCGCTACCCGAAGGACGCGTTCCCGACCGACGCGGTGTACGGCCCCGCGCCGGGCAGCGCACTGCGGCTCATCACCTGCGGCGGCAGCTTCGACGCGGCGAAACGCTCGTACCGCGACAACATCGTCGTCTACGCCTCGACGCGGTGGGGCTAG
- a CDS encoding oxygenase MpaB family protein translates to MAKPPARGGAPDVTEPLGPDSLTWKYFGDWRGLLIALWAGSMQNMHPGLGAGVEQHSRFFEERWQRLFRSLYPIGGVVYDGPRAHATALQVRGYHDRIKGVDARGRRYHALDPDTYYWAHSTFFVSTILIADHFMGGIGEAEKRRLFDEHVTWWRMYDMTLRPVPESWEDFQRYWKHMCAEVLEDNKATRDVLDLRGIAKPPFLPWLPDPLWRPLSALIARNFVWLTTGLYDREIRDLLGLRWSERDARRHRRAGKLINAVFKLVPHDRRYHPRARAGWRRVRGEVAPGAPVVETPRRNLPPLSERGKPEHYAPNV, encoded by the coding sequence GTGGCGAAGCCCCCGGCCCGGGGCGGAGCCCCGGATGTCACGGAGCCACTGGGTCCCGACTCGCTGACGTGGAAGTACTTCGGCGACTGGCGCGGCCTGCTCATCGCCCTGTGGGCCGGGTCGATGCAGAACATGCACCCGGGCCTCGGCGCCGGCGTCGAGCAGCACTCGCGGTTCTTCGAGGAGCGCTGGCAGCGGCTCTTCCGGTCGCTCTACCCGATCGGCGGCGTCGTCTACGACGGCCCGCGCGCCCACGCCACCGCGCTGCAGGTCCGCGGCTACCACGACCGGATCAAGGGCGTCGACGCCCGGGGACGCCGCTACCACGCCCTCGACCCGGACACCTACTACTGGGCGCACTCGACGTTCTTCGTCAGCACCATCCTCATCGCCGACCACTTCATGGGCGGGATCGGCGAGGCCGAGAAGCGGCGGCTGTTCGACGAGCACGTCACGTGGTGGCGGATGTACGACATGACCCTGCGGCCGGTGCCGGAGAGCTGGGAGGACTTCCAGCGCTACTGGAAGCACATGTGCGCCGAGGTCCTGGAGGACAACAAGGCCACGCGGGACGTCCTCGACCTGCGCGGGATCGCGAAACCGCCGTTCCTGCCGTGGCTGCCGGACCCGCTCTGGCGGCCGCTGAGCGCACTGATCGCGCGCAATTTCGTGTGGCTGACCACCGGGCTGTACGACCGCGAGATCCGCGACCTGCTCGGCCTGCGCTGGTCCGAGCGCGACGCGCGCCGGCACCGGCGGGCCGGGAAGCTGATCAACGCCGTGTTCAAGCTCGTCCCGCACGACCGCCGCTACCACCCGCGGGCCCGGGCCGGCTGGCGGCGCGTGCGCGGCGAGGTGGCTCCGGGCGCGCCGGTGGTCGAGACTCCACGGAGGAACCTGCCCCCGCTGTCCGAGCGGGGCAAGCCCGAGCACTACGCGCCGAACGTCTAG
- a CDS encoding MBL fold metallo-hydrolase — MTDRLYFRQLLAGRDFAVGDPVATQMLNFAYLVGDRETGDAVVVDPAYAVQDLLDVLENDGMRLTGVLATHHHPDHVGGEMLGFSLPGIAELLAIRQVPIHVNGAESEWVKRVTGVSGTDLRTHDHDDVLEVGSIPIRLLHTPGHTPGSQCFLVEDKLVSGDTLFLEGCGRTDFPGGDTEEIYRSLQALAGLAGDPVVYPGHRYSAEPSAALSEVKRSNFVYRPRSLDEWKVMFGG, encoded by the coding sequence ATGACTGATCGGCTCTACTTCCGGCAGCTGCTCGCCGGGCGCGACTTCGCCGTTGGCGACCCCGTTGCCACGCAGATGCTGAACTTCGCCTACCTCGTCGGCGATCGCGAAACCGGGGATGCGGTGGTCGTCGATCCCGCCTACGCCGTGCAGGATCTGCTGGACGTGCTCGAGAACGACGGCATGCGGCTGACCGGGGTGCTCGCCACGCACCACCACCCCGACCACGTCGGGGGCGAAATGCTCGGCTTCTCACTCCCCGGGATCGCCGAGCTGCTCGCGATCCGGCAGGTGCCGATCCACGTCAACGGGGCCGAGAGCGAGTGGGTCAAGCGGGTCACCGGGGTGTCCGGGACCGACCTGCGCACGCACGACCACGACGACGTCCTCGAAGTCGGCTCGATCCCGATCCGGTTGCTGCACACGCCCGGGCACACGCCGGGCAGCCAGTGCTTCCTCGTCGAGGACAAGCTCGTCTCCGGGGACACGCTGTTCCTCGAAGGCTGTGGCCGCACCGATTTCCCGGGTGGGGACACCGAAGAGATCTACCGCAGCCTGCAGGCGCTCGCCGGGCTGGCCGGGGATCCCGTCGTCTACCCCGGGCACCGGTACTCCGCCGAGCCGTCGGCCGCGCTGTCCGAAGTGAAGCGCAGCAACTTCGTCTACCGGCCGCGGTCGCTGGACGAATGGAAGGTCATGTTCGGCGGCTGA
- a CDS encoding ABC transporter permease: MSISTTGVLPRARPAAERPSRKSRRFDLRRWISPVVLVAAWQLASATGVLPPDKLSSPWTVVQAGVEVARSGELGDAFAVSLGRVGAGFALGAIAGVLLGIVSGLSRWGEALVDPPVQMLRTLPFLGLIPLFILWFGIGEETKIVLVALGVAFPLYLNVHSGIRGADPNLVEASRALGFSRAERLWHVIVPGALPQALVGLRQSLGLAWLALIVGETVNADAGVGYLINNAREFLRTDVVVVGLVLYALLGLVTDALVRLLERKVLRWRTR, translated from the coding sequence GTGTCGATTTCCACCACGGGCGTGCTCCCGCGCGCCCGGCCGGCCGCCGAGCGGCCATCTCGCAAGTCGCGGCGCTTCGACCTGCGGCGCTGGATCAGCCCGGTGGTGCTCGTGGCCGCCTGGCAGCTCGCGAGCGCCACCGGCGTCCTGCCCCCCGACAAGCTCAGTTCACCGTGGACGGTCGTGCAGGCCGGCGTCGAAGTCGCGCGCAGCGGCGAACTCGGTGACGCCTTCGCCGTTTCGCTCGGCCGGGTGGGCGCCGGGTTCGCGCTCGGCGCGATCGCCGGCGTGCTGCTCGGCATCGTGTCCGGGCTGTCCCGCTGGGGCGAAGCGCTGGTCGACCCGCCCGTCCAGATGCTGCGCACGCTGCCCTTCCTCGGCCTGATCCCGCTGTTCATCCTGTGGTTCGGCATCGGCGAGGAAACCAAGATCGTGCTGGTCGCCCTCGGCGTGGCCTTCCCGCTCTACCTGAACGTCCACTCGGGAATCCGCGGCGCCGACCCGAACCTCGTCGAAGCCTCGCGCGCGCTGGGTTTCAGCCGCGCCGAACGGCTCTGGCACGTCATCGTCCCCGGCGCGCTGCCGCAGGCGCTCGTCGGGTTGCGCCAGTCGCTCGGCCTCGCCTGGCTCGCGCTGATCGTCGGCGAGACGGTCAACGCCGACGCCGGCGTCGGCTACCTCATCAACAACGCGCGCGAGTTCCTGCGCACCGACGTCGTGGTCGTCGGTCTCGTCCTGTACGCCCTGCTCGGCCTGGTCACCGACGCGCTGGTCCGGCTGCTCGAACGGAAGGTGCTGCGGTGGCGAACCCGGTAG
- a CDS encoding ABC transporter ATP-binding protein: MANPVAEVRDLTKRFGDRTVLSGLDLTVERGEFVALLGRSGSGKSTLLRVLAGLDGDVEGGADVTGTVSVAFQQPRLLPWRKVWRNVVLGLRQDGVSKSRNRALAEKALAEVQLTEHADDWPLTLSGGEAQRVSLARALVREPDLLLLDEPFGALDALTRIAMHGLVLDLWRRHRPGVLLVTHDVDEALRLADRVLVLDGGRIVATHRPRETDDHDDLRRRVLTDLGVTEDAVA, from the coding sequence GTGGCGAACCCGGTAGCCGAGGTCCGCGACCTCACCAAGCGGTTCGGGGACCGGACCGTCCTCAGTGGACTCGACCTGACCGTGGAACGCGGCGAGTTCGTCGCCCTGCTGGGCCGCAGCGGCTCCGGCAAGTCGACGCTCCTGCGCGTCCTCGCCGGACTCGACGGCGACGTCGAGGGCGGAGCGGACGTGACCGGGACCGTCTCGGTCGCGTTCCAGCAGCCGAGACTGCTGCCGTGGCGGAAGGTCTGGCGCAACGTCGTCCTCGGGCTGCGCCAAGACGGCGTCTCGAAATCCCGCAACCGGGCGCTGGCCGAGAAGGCCCTCGCCGAGGTCCAGCTGACCGAGCACGCCGACGACTGGCCGCTCACGCTCTCCGGCGGCGAGGCGCAGCGCGTGTCGCTGGCCCGCGCGCTGGTGCGCGAACCCGACCTGCTGCTGCTCGACGAACCCTTCGGCGCCCTCGACGCGCTCACCCGGATCGCGATGCACGGCCTGGTGCTGGACCTCTGGCGGCGCCACCGCCCGGGCGTGCTGCTGGTGACCCACGACGTCGACGAGGCCCTGCGCCTCGCGGACCGGGTTCTGGTGCTCGACGGTGGCCGGATCGTGGCCACCCACCGCCCGCGCGAGACCGATGACCACGACGACCTCCGCCGCCGTGTGCTGACAGACCTGGGAGTGACCGAAGATGCTGTGGCGTAG